One segment of Megachile rotundata isolate GNS110a chromosome 6, iyMegRotu1, whole genome shotgun sequence DNA contains the following:
- the Pi3K68D gene encoding phosphatidylinositol-4-phosphate 3-kinase catalytic subunit Pi3K68D isoform X1, whose amino-acid sequence MIRSMQAIHFPQIYQNTCCDYNQSKRKMSHYSRNTNTQKSTVIDYERQFQEDLERAQALSLESLALEKFKLQKQRSEFNNVQQSCVPQGEVHTSNNIVHSNSSERDNTPQTEKFQCRSRPRPGSFNTNQSKNTVILAPPPVPSRRNSTTATTSQDQSVDLINFTSPVKQDDLTDYCSPPPPPPKPLLEPKWETHPSLLKRQGRVSRSSSVAGYHSRDFRYQSLSPGPRSSTAPCTPGTPKISPVMSRSSSINSTVPDATPQIPPLPTNYRPSITPSVCGVQKPMFSMNDEQLSVLKVIEKKPNNNLIDLSSFDQVEDKTNVRVSVLEAFDPLLVKTEDLNESAQGNKDEIQVSGSVYDPFDPFDYMYSTNESVNSDPVYVAVEKSAKSPAVSPAAPPPLPPRNSSAWNTIERRRTSLDRRQKRQTRLFENITVRKTRPSLLDCDLKAFHELMKSVRSEFPFNDPSTNIGHIISPMMESLYPEGTSIKLVVHPQLTDSNENTPSISFTCDVNCSVEHVILNVACSLEDEDTVNVEKYCLRVWGLAEYFAPNTTLAQYEYIHQCIKLEKDIELAILTKAQIKRSIARTLQDDNRDQCLKLEDILPNEPVQPISYDTLLILLETVEKEMERVETAAIQLATSNHGSSLLPQLQPRGVVQAVKAVCALMGNIETFEITEAVDNFVNACCQFLPQVHTTNIECKKPEILHEDGDYSVVTLRTKFPDVIASHCHKIRGAIQDLVETYCHAFRVDFELNSKPDFPTVTLVSSEVLDTILVRVGAVHRLPGSWKHDDYIIAAQIFHGTRPVGNPVLSEPMAVSSNFYPRILFNAWLEFRGISVCQVPREARLVLVLYGRTVQPTEHESNSSTENTMQKEELGWGAIQFFDFEGVMSQGSFFLSLWPAVADKRLGPAPASGIHPHGDTHPTIGIELPDYGGKVLFPSELRDYDVESLDFSSLDQNTQEILIDITQQTTFTRPLIEEREILWEKRHYLHDKPEALPKVLLAAHSWDWACLPDLHASLRVWSPLLPVQALQLLLPCFPDMKVREIAVGWIRELSNDELVDYLPQLLQALKHETYETSPLARFLLERALLSPRVAHHIYWLLTQALPGQSPQNSAEVGPEDDRNISSTRYHRRLQLMLRALLAVIGDALRNSFLTQQLLVKNLHEVAENIKQMKDSLRMDALKISLQNIHCQLMEDDGTCLPLSPSKQVFGINVQGCSYFPSFTLPLKINFISCDDVICPAIFKVGDDLQQDMLTLQIVRIMDKLWLKEGLDLKMVTFACVPTGYKRGMIEMVTDAETLRKIQVEFGLTGSFKDRPIAEWLAKHNPSELEYERAVENFTASCAGYSVATYILGICDRHNDNIMLKTSGHLFHIDFGKFLGDAQMFGNFKRDRTPFVLTSDMAYVINGGDKPSAKFHHFVDLCCQAFNVVRKHGNLILHLFGLMTSSGIPGVTVDAVSYVQKALLPEQTNPEAAATFARMIESSLKSWFTQFNFFLHNLAQLRFSGDHSDGTLLSFIPRTYTMQQEGQLTSVQVHGYQKRYDPEKYYMYILRIQRKGHADPTYLFRSYKEFCEFYQKLCIHFPLAKLASLPSGISVGRSNIKQVADKRRADIEKFLVSLFKMAPEISQSDLVYTFFHPLLRDQQNADIHLRKVKVGNWWAEKRVRENVQNGQIKMSLHYTRGAFYVMIYHARGLPKVANSQEPNTYVKVYLKPDPTKKTKRKTKVVKKNCHPSFMEMLEYRMSLEVIKERTLEATIWNHDTLQENEFLGGLCLPLERFDLTTETIEWFSLGSLR is encoded by the exons ATGATAAGGTCTATGCAAGCAATACACTTCCCCCAGATTTATCAAAACACGTGTTGCGATTACAATCAAAGTAAACGAAAG atgtCACACTACAGTAGAAATACAAATACTCAGAAATCAACGGTGATCGATTATGAGCGTCAGTTCCAAGAGGATTTAGAGCGTGCTCAAGCATTGAGTTTAGAAAGTCTAGctttagaaaaatttaaattacagaaaCAGCGTTCAGAATTCAATAATGTTCAACAATCTTGTGTTCCACAAGGTGAAGTACACACATCAAATAACATTGTACATAGCAATTCATCAGAAAGAGATAATACACCGCAAACTGAAAa atttCAGTGTAGAAGTAGACCTAGGCCTGGTTCCTTTAACACAAATCAATCTAAAAATACAGTGATATTAGCACCACCACCAGTTCCATCTAGAAGAAATTCTACAACAGCTACGACAAGCCAAGATCAGTCTGTTgacttaattaattttacaagtCCAGTGAAGCAAGATGATTTAACAGATTATTGTTCACCTCCACCTCCACCACC GAAACCATTATTGGAACCAAAATGGGAAACGCATCCTTCATTATTAAAAAGGCAAGGAAGAGTATCACGTAGCAGTAGTGTTGCAGGTTATCATTCTCGAGACTTCAGATATCAATCACTTTCTCCTGGTCCTAGATCTTCCACTGCACCATGCACACCAGGAACTCCAAAAATTAGTCCTGTTATGTCGAGATCCAGTAGTATTAATAGTACTGTACCTGATGCAACACCACAA ATACCTCCATTACCTACAAATTACAGACCAAGTATTACTCCTTCTGTATGTGGTGTACAAAAACCTATGTTCTCTATGAACGATGAGCAGCTAAGTGTATTGAAAGTGATAGAAAAGAAGCCAAATAATAATCTTATAGACCTGAGTTCTTTCGATCAAGTAGAAGATAAAACAAATGTTCGAGTTAGCGTATTAGAAGCGTTTGATCCGTTACTTGTTAAGACTGAAGATCTTAACGAGAGTGCACAGGGAAATAAAGATGAGATACAAGTCAGTGGATCAGTGTATGACCCGTTTGATCCATTCGACTACATGTATAGCACAAATGAAAGTGTTAATTCGGATCCGGTATATGTTGCTGTGGAAAAGTCTGCTAAATCTCCTGCTGTATCTCCAGCTGCACCGCCACCACTACCTCCTAGAAACTCATCTGCTTGGAATACTATTGAAAGAAGGAGAACTTCTTTAGACAGGAGACAGAAACGACAAACACGCTTATTCGAAAACATAACAGTTAGAAAGACTAGACCATCGCTTCTTGATTGTGATTTGAAAGCTTTCCATGAACTGATGAAATCTGTGCGAAGTGAATTTCCATTTAATGATCCTAGTACAAATATTGGGCACATAATCAGCCCAATGATGGAAAGCTTGTATCCTGAAGGCACAAGTATAAAATTAGTTGTACATCCACAGTTAACGGATTCTAATGAAAATACTCCGTCCATATCATTTACTTGCGATGTAAATTGTAGCGTTGAACATGTTATCCTTAACGTCGCTTGTTCCTTAGAAGATGAAGACACTGTAAACGTGGAGAAATATTGTTTGAGAGTATGGGGATTAGCGGAATATTTCGCACCGAATACAACTTTAGCTCAATACGAATACATACATCAATGTATTAAATTAGAAAAAGACATTGAATTAGCTATTCTAACTAAAGCACAAATAAAACGATCGATAGCGCGAACACTGCAAGACGATAATCGCGACCAATGTCTCAAATTAGAAGACATCCTTCCAAATGAACCAGTACAACCTATTTCGTACGACACACTTCTCATTTTGCTAGAAACCGTAGAGAAAGAAATGGAACGCGTAGAAACTGCTGCTATACAATTGGCAACTAGCAATCATGGTTCTAGTCTTTTACCTCAACTGCAACCACGGGGTGTTGTTCAAGCGGTAAAAGCTGTCTGTGCATTAATGGGAAACAtagaaacatttgaaattacggAAGCTGTCGACAATTTCGTGAACGCGTGTTGTCAATTTTTGCCCCAAGTTCACACGACAAATATAGAATGCAAAAAGCCTGAAATCTTGCACGAAGACGGCGATTATTCTGTAGTGACCTTGCGGACGAAGTTTCCGGATGTAATTGCATCTCATTGTCACAAAATCCGTGGCGCAATTCAAGATCTTGTGGAAACTTATTGTCATGCTTTTAGAGTTGACTTTGAGTTAAATAGTAAACCAGATTTTCCAAcag TCACGTTAGTGTCATCTGAAGTGTTAGACACTATATTAGTTCGCGTTGGAGCAGTGCATAGATTACCAGGATCATGGAAACACGATGATTACATAATCGCAGCACAGATATTCCACGGTACAAGACCCGTTGGGAACCCAGTTTTATCCGAACCTATGGCAGTCAGTTCCAATTTTTATCCAAGAATTTTGTTTAATGCTtg GCTGGAGTTTCGTGGCATAAGTGTATGTCAAGTCCCAAGAGAAGCGAGGCTAGTGTTAGTTCTATATGGTCGCACTGTACAACCTACTGAACATGAATCAAATTCGTCGACAGAAAATACTATGCAAAAAGAAGAATTAGGTTGGGGAGCTATACAGTTCTTCGATTTTGAAGG GGTGATGAGTCAAGGAAGCTTCTTCTTATCTCTTTGGCCAGCGGTTGCTGATAAAAGGTTAGGTCCTGCTCCTGCATCTGGAATTCATCCCCACGGTGATACACATCCCACAATTGGGATAGAATTACCTGATTATGGAGGGAAAGTATTGTTCCCTTCAGAATTACGAGATTATGATGTGGAATCGTTGGACTTCAGTTCACTAGATCAGAATACGCAAGAAATATTAATAGACATTACACAACAAACTACTTTCACAAG ACCACTTATTGAAGAGAGGGAAATTTTATGGGAAAAGCGTCATTACTTACATGATAAACCTGAAGCTCTGCCCAAGGTACTTCTGGCTGCACACAGTTGGGACTGGGCTTGTTTACCCGATCTTCATGCATCTCTCAGGGTTTGGAGTCCTTTATTACCTGTTCAagctttacaattattattacctTG TTTTCCAGATATGAAAGTTAGAGAAATAGCGGTTGGGTGGATTCGAGAGTTAAGTAATGACGAACTTGTGGATTATTTACCACAGTTATTGCAAGCGTTAAAGCACGAGACATATGAAACTTCTCCTCTAGCAAGATTCTTATTAGAACGAGCGTTACTTTCTCCACGAGTAGCTCATCATATTTATTGGCTACTGACGCAAGCATTACCGGGACAAAGTCCTCAG aactCTGCTGAAGTCGGGCCAGAGGATGATAGAAATATTAGCTCTACGCGTTATCACAGAAGATTACAGTTGATGTTACGGGCATTACTAGCTGTTATTGGCGATGCACTAAGAAATAGTTTTCTTACTCAGCAATTACTTGTTAAg AATTTACACGAGGTCGCAGAAAATATCAAACAAATGAAAGATTCATTGAGAATGGATGCACTAAAAATTAGTTTACAAAATATACACTGTCAGCTAATGGAAGATGATGGTACATGCTTACCGCTGTCACCCAGTAAACAAGTATTCGGTATAAATGTTCAAGGTTGTTCGTATTTCCCATCGTTTACTCTTCCgctaaaaatcaattttatcagTTGCGATGATGTGATTTGTCCTGCAATTTTTAAA GTTGGTGATGATTTACAACAAGATATGTTAACGCTTCAAATAGTTCGCATCATGGATAAGCTCTGGCTAAAAGAGGGTCTCGATCTTAAAATGGTGACGTTCGCTTGTGTACCTACTGGTTACAAACGTGGAATGATAGAAATGGTTACGGATGCTGAGACCTTGAGAAAAATACAGGTTGAGTTTGGTCTGACCGGTTCGTTTAAAGATCGACCGATTGCCGAGTGGTTAGCAAAGCACAATCCTTCAGAATTAGAATACGAAAGGGCAGTAGAAAACTTTACCGCCTCTTGCGCCGGTTATAGCGTCGCTACCTATATCCTAGGGATTTGTGACAGACACAATGACAATATTATGTTAAAAACATCCGGTCATCTATTCCACATCGACTTCGGTAAATTCTTAGGTGATGCACaaatgtttggaaatttcaaaag AGATAGAACGCCGTTCGTATTAACTTCTGATATGGCGTATGTTATAAACGGTGGAGATAAACCGTCGGCCAAATTCCATCATTTCGTAGATTTATGTTGTCAAGCATTTAACGTGGTACGAAAACATGGAAACCTTATTCTTCATCTTTTCGGATTG ATGACTTCGTCTGGTATTCCTGGTGTAACGGTGGACGCTGTTAGTTATGTACAGAAAGCTCTTCTTCCTGAGCAAACGAATCCCGAAGCAGCCGCGACGTTTGCTCGCATGATAGAAAGTTCGCTCAAAAGTTGGTTCACACAGTTCAACTTTTTCTTACACAATCTAGCACAGCTTAGATTTTCGGGTGATCACAGTGACGGAACATTGTTATCGTTTATTCCACGAACGTACAC AATGCAGCAAGAGGGTCAATTAACGAGCGTGCAAGTACACGGTTATCAGAAACGATACGACCCTGAAAAATATTACATGTATATTTTGCGTATACAGCGAAAGGGTCATGCAGATCCCACTTATTTATTTCGATCGTATAAGGAGTTTTGCGAATTTTATCAGAAACTGTGCATTCACTTCCCTCTTGCTAAACTTGCCag TTTACCGAGCGGTATAAGCGTGGGAAGGTCCAATATAAAACAAGTTGCTGATAAACGTCGTGCAGATATCGAAAAATTCCTTGTAAGCTTATTCAAAATGGCACCAGAAATTTCTCAGAGTGACTTAGTATACACATTCTTTCATCCACTACTGAGAGATCAGCAAAATGCTGATATTCATTTACGCAAAGTCAAAG TTGGTAATTGGTGGGCAGAGAAGAGGGTCAGGGAGAATGTGCAAAATGGACAAATTAAAATGTCCCTTCACTACACTCGAGGAGCTTTTTATGTGATGATCTATCATGCAAGAGGTTTACCAAAGGTGGCTAACAGTCAAGAACCGAATACTTATGTAAAAGTCTATCTCAAACCAGATCCCACAAAGAAAACGAAGAGGAAAACGAAAGTTGTGAAGAAAAATTGTCATCCTTCGTTTATggaaatg cTGGAATATAGAATGTCTTTGGAGGTAATTAAAGAAAGAACTTTGGAAGCAACGATATGGAATCATGATACACTGCAAGAAAATGAGTTTCTTGGAGGGTTATGTTTGCCCCTTGAACGTTTCGACTTGACAACCGAGACAATTGAATGGTTCTCGTTAGGTAGTCTTCGATGA
- the Pi3K68D gene encoding phosphatidylinositol-4-phosphate 3-kinase catalytic subunit Pi3K68D isoform X2 produces the protein MIRSMQAIHFPQIYQNTCCDYNQSKRKMSHYSRNTNTQKSTVIDYERQFQEDLERAQALSLESLALEKFKLQKQRSEFNNVQQSCVPQGEVHTSNNIVHSNSSERDNTPQTEKFQCRSRPRPGSFNTNQSKNTVILAPPPVPSRRNSTTATTSQDQSVDLINFTSPVKQDDLTDYCSPPPPPPKPLLEPKWETHPSLLKRQGRVSRSSSVAGYHSRDFRYQSLSPGPRSSTAPCTPGTPKISPVMSRSSSINSTVPDATPQIPPLPTNYRPSITPSVCGVQKPMFSMNDEQLSVLKVIEKKPNNNLIDLSSFDQVEDKTNVRVSVLEAFDPLLVKTEDLNESAQGNKDEIQVSGSVYDPFDPFDYMYSTNESVNSDPVYVAVEKSAKSPAVSPAAPPPLPPRNSSAWNTIERRRTSLDRRQKRQTRLFENITVRKTRPSLLDCDLKAFHELMKSVRSEFPFNDPSTNIGHIISPMMESLYPEGTSIKLVVHPQLTDSNENTPSISFTCDVNCSVEHVILNVACSLEDEDTVNVEKYCLRVWGLAEYFAPNTTLAQYEYIHQCIKLEKDIELAILTKAQIKRSIARTLQDDNRDQCLKLEDILPNEPVQPISYDTLLILLETVEKEMERVETAAIQLATSNHGSSLLPQLQPRGVVQAVKAVCALMGNIETFEITEAVDNFVNACCQFLPQVHTTNIECKKPEILHEDGDYSVVTLRTKFPDVIASHCHKIRGAIQDLVETYCHAFRVDFELNSKPDFPTVTLVSSEVLDTILVRVGAVHRLPGSWKHDDYIIAAQIFHGTRPVGNPVLSEPMAVSSNFYPRILFNAWLEFRGISVCQVPREARLVLVLYGRTVQPTEHESNSSTENTMQKEELGWGAIQFFDFEGVMSQGSFFLSLWPAVADKRLGPAPASGIHPHGDTHPTIGIELPDYGGKVLFPSELRDYDVESLDFSSLDQNTQEILIDITQQTTFTRPLIEEREILWEKRHYLHDKPEALPKVLLAAHSWDWACLPDLHASLRVWSPLLPVQALQLLLPCFPDMKVREIAVGWIRELSNDELVDYLPQLLQALKHETYETSPLARFLLERALLSPRVAHHIYWLLTQALPGQSPQNSAEVGPEDDRNISSTRYHRRLQLMLRALLAVIGDALRNSFLTQQLLVKNLHEVAENIKQMKDSLRMDALKISLQNIHCQLMEDDGTCLPLSPSKQVFGINVQGCSYFPSFTLPLKINFISCDDVICPAIFKVGDDLQQDMLTLQIVRIMDKLWLKEGLDLKMVTFACVPTGYKRGMIEMVTDAETLRKIQVEFGLTGSFKDRPIAEWLAKHNPSELEYERAVENFTASCAGYSVATYILGICDRHNDNIMLKTSGHLFHIDFGKFLGDAQMFGNFKRDRTPFVLTSDMAYVINGGDKPSAKFHHFVDLCCQAFNVVRKHGNLILHLFGLWHSTLLYF, from the exons ATGATAAGGTCTATGCAAGCAATACACTTCCCCCAGATTTATCAAAACACGTGTTGCGATTACAATCAAAGTAAACGAAAG atgtCACACTACAGTAGAAATACAAATACTCAGAAATCAACGGTGATCGATTATGAGCGTCAGTTCCAAGAGGATTTAGAGCGTGCTCAAGCATTGAGTTTAGAAAGTCTAGctttagaaaaatttaaattacagaaaCAGCGTTCAGAATTCAATAATGTTCAACAATCTTGTGTTCCACAAGGTGAAGTACACACATCAAATAACATTGTACATAGCAATTCATCAGAAAGAGATAATACACCGCAAACTGAAAa atttCAGTGTAGAAGTAGACCTAGGCCTGGTTCCTTTAACACAAATCAATCTAAAAATACAGTGATATTAGCACCACCACCAGTTCCATCTAGAAGAAATTCTACAACAGCTACGACAAGCCAAGATCAGTCTGTTgacttaattaattttacaagtCCAGTGAAGCAAGATGATTTAACAGATTATTGTTCACCTCCACCTCCACCACC GAAACCATTATTGGAACCAAAATGGGAAACGCATCCTTCATTATTAAAAAGGCAAGGAAGAGTATCACGTAGCAGTAGTGTTGCAGGTTATCATTCTCGAGACTTCAGATATCAATCACTTTCTCCTGGTCCTAGATCTTCCACTGCACCATGCACACCAGGAACTCCAAAAATTAGTCCTGTTATGTCGAGATCCAGTAGTATTAATAGTACTGTACCTGATGCAACACCACAA ATACCTCCATTACCTACAAATTACAGACCAAGTATTACTCCTTCTGTATGTGGTGTACAAAAACCTATGTTCTCTATGAACGATGAGCAGCTAAGTGTATTGAAAGTGATAGAAAAGAAGCCAAATAATAATCTTATAGACCTGAGTTCTTTCGATCAAGTAGAAGATAAAACAAATGTTCGAGTTAGCGTATTAGAAGCGTTTGATCCGTTACTTGTTAAGACTGAAGATCTTAACGAGAGTGCACAGGGAAATAAAGATGAGATACAAGTCAGTGGATCAGTGTATGACCCGTTTGATCCATTCGACTACATGTATAGCACAAATGAAAGTGTTAATTCGGATCCGGTATATGTTGCTGTGGAAAAGTCTGCTAAATCTCCTGCTGTATCTCCAGCTGCACCGCCACCACTACCTCCTAGAAACTCATCTGCTTGGAATACTATTGAAAGAAGGAGAACTTCTTTAGACAGGAGACAGAAACGACAAACACGCTTATTCGAAAACATAACAGTTAGAAAGACTAGACCATCGCTTCTTGATTGTGATTTGAAAGCTTTCCATGAACTGATGAAATCTGTGCGAAGTGAATTTCCATTTAATGATCCTAGTACAAATATTGGGCACATAATCAGCCCAATGATGGAAAGCTTGTATCCTGAAGGCACAAGTATAAAATTAGTTGTACATCCACAGTTAACGGATTCTAATGAAAATACTCCGTCCATATCATTTACTTGCGATGTAAATTGTAGCGTTGAACATGTTATCCTTAACGTCGCTTGTTCCTTAGAAGATGAAGACACTGTAAACGTGGAGAAATATTGTTTGAGAGTATGGGGATTAGCGGAATATTTCGCACCGAATACAACTTTAGCTCAATACGAATACATACATCAATGTATTAAATTAGAAAAAGACATTGAATTAGCTATTCTAACTAAAGCACAAATAAAACGATCGATAGCGCGAACACTGCAAGACGATAATCGCGACCAATGTCTCAAATTAGAAGACATCCTTCCAAATGAACCAGTACAACCTATTTCGTACGACACACTTCTCATTTTGCTAGAAACCGTAGAGAAAGAAATGGAACGCGTAGAAACTGCTGCTATACAATTGGCAACTAGCAATCATGGTTCTAGTCTTTTACCTCAACTGCAACCACGGGGTGTTGTTCAAGCGGTAAAAGCTGTCTGTGCATTAATGGGAAACAtagaaacatttgaaattacggAAGCTGTCGACAATTTCGTGAACGCGTGTTGTCAATTTTTGCCCCAAGTTCACACGACAAATATAGAATGCAAAAAGCCTGAAATCTTGCACGAAGACGGCGATTATTCTGTAGTGACCTTGCGGACGAAGTTTCCGGATGTAATTGCATCTCATTGTCACAAAATCCGTGGCGCAATTCAAGATCTTGTGGAAACTTATTGTCATGCTTTTAGAGTTGACTTTGAGTTAAATAGTAAACCAGATTTTCCAAcag TCACGTTAGTGTCATCTGAAGTGTTAGACACTATATTAGTTCGCGTTGGAGCAGTGCATAGATTACCAGGATCATGGAAACACGATGATTACATAATCGCAGCACAGATATTCCACGGTACAAGACCCGTTGGGAACCCAGTTTTATCCGAACCTATGGCAGTCAGTTCCAATTTTTATCCAAGAATTTTGTTTAATGCTtg GCTGGAGTTTCGTGGCATAAGTGTATGTCAAGTCCCAAGAGAAGCGAGGCTAGTGTTAGTTCTATATGGTCGCACTGTACAACCTACTGAACATGAATCAAATTCGTCGACAGAAAATACTATGCAAAAAGAAGAATTAGGTTGGGGAGCTATACAGTTCTTCGATTTTGAAGG GGTGATGAGTCAAGGAAGCTTCTTCTTATCTCTTTGGCCAGCGGTTGCTGATAAAAGGTTAGGTCCTGCTCCTGCATCTGGAATTCATCCCCACGGTGATACACATCCCACAATTGGGATAGAATTACCTGATTATGGAGGGAAAGTATTGTTCCCTTCAGAATTACGAGATTATGATGTGGAATCGTTGGACTTCAGTTCACTAGATCAGAATACGCAAGAAATATTAATAGACATTACACAACAAACTACTTTCACAAG ACCACTTATTGAAGAGAGGGAAATTTTATGGGAAAAGCGTCATTACTTACATGATAAACCTGAAGCTCTGCCCAAGGTACTTCTGGCTGCACACAGTTGGGACTGGGCTTGTTTACCCGATCTTCATGCATCTCTCAGGGTTTGGAGTCCTTTATTACCTGTTCAagctttacaattattattacctTG TTTTCCAGATATGAAAGTTAGAGAAATAGCGGTTGGGTGGATTCGAGAGTTAAGTAATGACGAACTTGTGGATTATTTACCACAGTTATTGCAAGCGTTAAAGCACGAGACATATGAAACTTCTCCTCTAGCAAGATTCTTATTAGAACGAGCGTTACTTTCTCCACGAGTAGCTCATCATATTTATTGGCTACTGACGCAAGCATTACCGGGACAAAGTCCTCAG aactCTGCTGAAGTCGGGCCAGAGGATGATAGAAATATTAGCTCTACGCGTTATCACAGAAGATTACAGTTGATGTTACGGGCATTACTAGCTGTTATTGGCGATGCACTAAGAAATAGTTTTCTTACTCAGCAATTACTTGTTAAg AATTTACACGAGGTCGCAGAAAATATCAAACAAATGAAAGATTCATTGAGAATGGATGCACTAAAAATTAGTTTACAAAATATACACTGTCAGCTAATGGAAGATGATGGTACATGCTTACCGCTGTCACCCAGTAAACAAGTATTCGGTATAAATGTTCAAGGTTGTTCGTATTTCCCATCGTTTACTCTTCCgctaaaaatcaattttatcagTTGCGATGATGTGATTTGTCCTGCAATTTTTAAA GTTGGTGATGATTTACAACAAGATATGTTAACGCTTCAAATAGTTCGCATCATGGATAAGCTCTGGCTAAAAGAGGGTCTCGATCTTAAAATGGTGACGTTCGCTTGTGTACCTACTGGTTACAAACGTGGAATGATAGAAATGGTTACGGATGCTGAGACCTTGAGAAAAATACAGGTTGAGTTTGGTCTGACCGGTTCGTTTAAAGATCGACCGATTGCCGAGTGGTTAGCAAAGCACAATCCTTCAGAATTAGAATACGAAAGGGCAGTAGAAAACTTTACCGCCTCTTGCGCCGGTTATAGCGTCGCTACCTATATCCTAGGGATTTGTGACAGACACAATGACAATATTATGTTAAAAACATCCGGTCATCTATTCCACATCGACTTCGGTAAATTCTTAGGTGATGCACaaatgtttggaaatttcaaaag AGATAGAACGCCGTTCGTATTAACTTCTGATATGGCGTATGTTATAAACGGTGGAGATAAACCGTCGGCCAAATTCCATCATTTCGTAGATTTATGTTGTCAAGCATTTAACGTGGTACGAAAACATGGAAACCTTATTCTTCATCTTTTCGGATTG tGGCACAGTACATTGCTTTATTTTTAA